TATTCTGCTGAAATTATTCGTCATGTTCTTCATCCTCAAACTGTTCTTTTTTCCTGATTTCCTCGGCGACCATCCTACGGATGCCGACAAGGGAACCTATGTGGGCAATGAACTGATACAACGCGCTCTTCCTCAGAAATCAATTGATTTTTAACTCTTAAACTACATAAGATTATGATTGAAAGTATTGACACT
The DNA window shown above is from Bacteroides faecium and carries:
- a CDS encoding DUF4492 domain-containing protein, whose amino-acid sequence is MKNTLLSIWNFYLEGFRSMTLGRTLWIIILLKLFVMFFILKLFFFPDFLGDHPTDADKGTYVGNELIQRALPQKSIDF